CGCTGCTAATGTAAGATAGTTTCTGAGTGTTTTCATATGTCTCTCCTGTTCCTGTCATTAATATCTGCATCATAAAATTTTACTTGTTTTATGATACAAAGTCAATGTAAGTCTCCCAAGATGTTGAAAACGTGCATAAGATGGTTAGTTTCTTTACAGAATTGAGGGAAGCAGTATTCTTTACATCCATACTGATTCCCTCATGTTTTGTTTATTTTGCCTGTGCAATGACGATATTGCCATCGTCACACCTGATCTTCACTTTATGTTCTGCGCCGTTATTGGACTTGAATCGTGCTTCGTCATCGCTGTTGGACATTTCCGGATAGCCCTGAACTTCAATGCGTCCATATTCTGTCTCCAGGTCAAGGTCGTAAGCATCCAGCTTCTCAGACATGCCGAGTATCACATCTCCGTATTCATTATTAATATCCAGATTTGCGGCATGGCCCTTCGACACCTTGAAATCACCGTCATCCAGCCGCGCTTCCAGAGACCTGACTGTCATGTTCTCAATCTCGCATTCGCCGTAGTCGTTGCTGATCAGTGCGGTATCTGTATTCAGATTTTGAATTCTTAGTCTCCCGTCATCCATGTTGATACTGAGCTCTTTGCCTTTAAAGCTCCCAATGGAAACCTGACCATAGTCGTCGGTGATATCCATGGATTCGGCACTGATATCACCGGTACTGATCATGCCGTCGTCACTCACGAGTTTTACCGTTGAAAAATGTTTGTCCGCGGGTACGTACAATTTCACGTAATAATTGTAGTCGTTTCTGCTGAAGCCGCTGAATGTGAAAAAGTTTAATCCGCCTATAAAAAAACCGCCTGCTGAACTTTCTTTGAACCGCAGCTTTCCATTTTTCACTTCGAGTGCCGGTTCCGGGTCCGCCCCGTCGAGCTGATACTCTATATAGTAGCCGTCAGAAGGCTCGATCTTTATATCCGCATAGTTTAGATCGATGTCAATGCTGGAGAATTCATCCAGTTTCATCTTTTTCTGTATATGCGGAGCATCAGAAAGATTACTGTACTGAGAATGTATACCGGTTCTGTCAATATAAAATCCCGGGCGTCCCCCCAGCATCATACCTGCGGCCAGCAGCACGATGCCGATTCCGATACAGCCAAATGATATCAGCCAGATTCTGTTTTTACTCTTCATGGTCAGATCCCCTCCTTGCGATTCTTCCAAATAATCTCGTCATCAGATTCAAGAACCATCTGCACAGCCAGAAGCAGCCTTTAATGATCCAGATTCCAATACCGACGGCAATCAGGCTCAGGCCGATATTCGCCAGGCCGTTGACTGGTGATGTGAACAGCAGCCAGATGCTCCCGATCAAGAGAGGGACAGCGGACGCGGCAAGCGCCACTGCCGTGATAAAAATGGCAAAAATGACACTGAGAACGACCAGTACAATGGCCAGTAACACGGCTCCCGCTGCCAATGCCAGAGGAAGCCCGATCGGTGCGGCGAATACAGCCAGGATCCCAACCCAGACTGCAGACATACCGCGTTTGACACTGACATTTGGCTTCGCGGCGTTTTCCATCGCCAGATCCCGGATGATCTGGTCTGCCGCTATCTCCGGTGATCCCAGATCTTCGATCGCCTGCTGTTCATGTTCCGGGCCGGCCTCCTCGAAATATTCTTCAAAATATTCAATTGCCCTGTCATAATCTTCCTTGGGAAGCCTGCGGAGAAGATGACGCATTTGTTTCATATATTCATCCCTGTTCACTTTCTGACCCTCCTTCTATAATTTTATCTACTTCATTCTTATAAAGCGTCCATTCATGTAAAAGATTTTGATATTTTTCTTTCCCATTTTCTGTGATACGGTAATACTTGCGGTTACGTCCCTGAAATTGTTCATCGTAGGCGGTCAGGCAATTATCTTCCTGAAGTCTCCGCAGTATGGGGTATAGCGTTGAATCCTTCGTATTTGAGACTCGTTTTACGATCTGAGTGATCTGGTATCCGTAAGCGTCTTCTTTGTCCACTACGGCAAGGACAAGCAGATCAAACATGGGCGCGTTCAGAGGAAAAATCATATGCTATCTCCTTTCATATATTTTTTATATTCATATTATACGCCATATAATATACAGTGTCAATACATATGTTTTCAAACAAAAAGAAACAGCCAGAATTGTCAATTCATTTCTGACTGTTTCTCTCATGCGCATGATAAGGTTTGTTACACGATTTTAGTCGTCCATTTGGAGCAGTCCCATACTTCCTGCACGATATCCTGGTAAAACTCCGGTTCATGACAGATTAAAAGCAATGTTCCCCTGTATTCATTCAGGGCGCGCTTCAGTTCTTCTTTTGCGTCAGCGTCGAGATGGTTCGTCGGCTCATCCAGCATCAGCACATTAGTCTCCCTGTTCAGGATTTTGCAGAGACGGACTTTTGCCTGTTCGCCTCCGCTTAAGACACGCACCTGACTTTCGATATGTTTTGTGGTCAGACCGCATTTCGCCAGAGCAGCCCGCACTTCATACTGGGTATAGGATGGAAATTCTTCCCACAGTTCCTCGATGCAGGTGGACTTGTTGTCCGGTGCACTCTCCTGCTCAAAGTAACCGACGGCGAGATTTTCTCCCAGTGTGCAGGAGCCGGCGACAGGCTTTACCAGTCCCAGTATACTCCTGATCAGCGTGGTTTTACCGATTCCGTTTGCACCTGTCAGTGCGATCTTACTTCCGCGTTCCAGCGCAATGTTCAGCGGTTTTGATAAAGGTTCCCCGTAACCGATGATGAAATCCTTGGTCTCAAATATATATTTCCCGGGTGTACGCCCCATACGGAAATGAAATTCCGGTTTCGGACGTTCCGCCGCCAGCTCGATTACCTCCATTTTATCCAGTTTTTTCTGCCGTGACATCGCCATATTTCTTGTGGAAACGCGCGCTTTATTCCTCGCCACGAAATCTTTCAGCTGGCTGATCTCCTGCTGCTGTCTTTTATAAGCTGCCTCCAGCTGGGCTTTCTTCACCTCATATACCTTCTGAAATTCTTCATAACTTCCGACGTAGCGGGTTAGTTCCTGATTCTCCACGTGATATATGATGTTGATCACTTCACTTAAGAACGGCAGGTCATGTGATATCAGAACAAAAGCGTTCTCATATTCCGTCAGATAACGCTTCAGCCAGGCGATATGTTCCTCGTCCAGATAATTGGTCGGCTCATCCAGGAGCAAAATATCCGGTTTCTCCAGCAGCAGCTTTCCAAGCAGCACACGCGTTCTCTGACCGCCGCTCAGATCGGTGACGTCCTTGTCCAGTCCAATTTCCTGCAGTCCAAAAGCCCTGGCTATCTCTTCTACTTTCGCATCGATCACGTAAAAATCATGCATTGTCAGCATATCCTGAATCGTTCCAAGCTCATCCATCAGTACGGTCATTGTCTCTTCATCGGCAGTCCCCAGCTGATCACAGATCTCATTCATCTTCTCTTCCATCTCGAAAAGATATGTAAAAGCTGTTTTCAGGACATCCCTTATCGTCATCCCCTGCGCCAGCACCGCATGCTGGTCGAGATAACCCACACGGACATTTTTCGCCCATTCAACCTTCCCTTCATCCGGCATCAGCTTACCGGTCACAATATTCAAAAACGTGGATTTGCCTTCTCCGTTGGCGCCGATCAGGCCAATATGCTCTCCTTTTAACAGCCGAAATGAGACATCCTGAAAAATCGCACGGTCTCCAAAGCCGTGGGTGAGATGCTCTACGTTCAATATACTCATAAGATAAGCTCCTTTTTCCTTTTGTCACAGTAAATATTATTTTACATGGAATTCCTGCGACATACAAGAGGAATTTGAGATTGTTATACCGTTCTAAAGTAAAGACACAGACGGATTAAAAACTCCGTCTGTGTCTTTGAATATCAGTATGTAAAAAGCTGCGTCCAGTAATTTGTTCCCGCAGAATTCTGGTAGTATCCCACTCCTATTTTTGTGAATTTTGCGTTCAGGATATTGGCTCTGTGGCCATCGCTGTTCATCCAGCCGTTCATTACCTCCTCGGGGGTGCGCTGTCCCCAGGCTATGTTTTCGCCCGCGCCGCGGAAAGAAATCCCCATGTCTGTCAGGACCGAGCTGAATGTTCTTCCATCCGGCCGGGTATGAGAGAAAGAAGTTTCTGTTTCTTTTGCTCTCACCAGTGCTGCCGATGCGATATTTTCATCGATCGCAAGAGCATTCAGTCCTGCTTTTGCTCTCTCTGCGTTCACGAGATCGACAACCTGTTCTGCGAAGGTTCGTTCTCCCGTCTCCGGTGTATCCGTATCATTTCCCGGTGTATCGCCGTCTGTTCCCGGCACATCGGTATCCGGTGCCTCCGCGTCCGGCGTATCTGTTCCCGGTACATCGGTATCCGGTTCATCTGTCTCCGGCTTATCTGTATCAGGGGTCTCTTCAGGTGTGTCCGTATCCGGCGCATTATTTTCAGGCGGCGTAATTTCAGGACAATCCTGCCAGTTCAAATGAATATCACAGAATCTGCCTTTCAGATCCTCCAGAATCTTATTCAGTTCTTCCTGGCTGCCCGCC
The Ruminococcus gauvreauii genome window above contains:
- a CDS encoding DUF4097 family beta strand repeat-containing protein, encoding MKSKNRIWLISFGCIGIGIVLLAAGMMLGGRPGFYIDRTGIHSQYSNLSDAPHIQKKMKLDEFSSIDIDLNYADIKIEPSDGYYIEYQLDGADPEPALEVKNGKLRFKESSAGGFFIGGLNFFTFSGFSRNDYNYYVKLYVPADKHFSTVKLVSDDGMISTGDISAESMDITDDYGQVSIGSFKGKELSINMDDGRLRIQNLNTDTALISNDYGECEIENMTVRSLEARLDDGDFKVSKGHAANLDINNEYGDVILGMSEKLDAYDLDLETEYGRIEVQGYPEMSNSDDEARFKSNNGAEHKVKIRCDDGNIVIAQAK
- a CDS encoding DUF1700 domain-containing protein, whose product is MNRDEYMKQMRHLLRRLPKEDYDRAIEYFEEYFEEAGPEHEQQAIEDLGSPEIAADQIIRDLAMENAAKPNVSVKRGMSAVWVGILAVFAAPIGLPLALAAGAVLLAIVLVVLSVIFAIFITAVALAASAVPLLIGSIWLLFTSPVNGLANIGLSLIAVGIGIWIIKGCFWLCRWFLNLMTRLFGRIARRGSDHEE
- a CDS encoding PadR family transcriptional regulator, coding for MIFPLNAPMFDLLVLAVVDKEDAYGYQITQIVKRVSNTKDSTLYPILRRLQEDNCLTAYDEQFQGRNRKYYRITENGKEKYQNLLHEWTLYKNEVDKIIEGGSESEQG
- a CDS encoding ABC-F family ATP-binding cassette domain-containing protein; this translates as MSILNVEHLTHGFGDRAIFQDVSFRLLKGEHIGLIGANGEGKSTFLNIVTGKLMPDEGKVEWAKNVRVGYLDQHAVLAQGMTIRDVLKTAFTYLFEMEEKMNEICDQLGTADEETMTVLMDELGTIQDMLTMHDFYVIDAKVEEIARAFGLQEIGLDKDVTDLSGGQRTRVLLGKLLLEKPDILLLDEPTNYLDEEHIAWLKRYLTEYENAFVLISHDLPFLSEVINIIYHVENQELTRYVGSYEEFQKVYEVKKAQLEAAYKRQQQEISQLKDFVARNKARVSTRNMAMSRQKKLDKMEVIELAAERPKPEFHFRMGRTPGKYIFETKDFIIGYGEPLSKPLNIALERGSKIALTGANGIGKTTLIRSILGLVKPVAGSCTLGENLAVGYFEQESAPDNKSTCIEELWEEFPSYTQYEVRAALAKCGLTTKHIESQVRVLSGGEQAKVRLCKILNRETNVLMLDEPTNHLDADAKEELKRALNEYRGTLLLICHEPEFYQDIVQEVWDCSKWTTKIV
- a CDS encoding CAP domain-containing protein, with translation MKKYSLLAAAMTVGAVGSMAVPVHAADLGSVEEQLRANGYAVIVEQAGSQEELNKILEDLKGRFCDIHLNWQDCPEITPPENNAPDTDTPEETPDTDKPETDEPDTDVPGTDTPDAEAPDTDVPGTDGDTPGNDTDTPETGERTFAEQVVDLVNAERAKAGLNALAIDENIASAALVRAKETETSFSHTRPDGRTFSSVLTDMGISFRGAGENIAWGQRTPEEVMNGWMNSDGHRANILNAKFTKIGVGYYQNSAGTNYWTQLFTY